The Thermoanaerobaculia bacterium genome window below encodes:
- a CDS encoding DUF885 domain-containing protein — translation MRIFWLALTAAVISGGTPAATPREVVAEVGDAWWQFVLDENPETRLDTGVPVEHLPDVSEAHAREVVARLEPLRARLAAVDAGALEGEDRLSLLVLRERVQRAIERADHSRFFVPITPYASPLRAVTRVFAEMPIRTAADAARYLRLLDEYPVLLLRIREKLERESADGIVLPKAEIAAVVPFLAASAREGTESPFFAAPNRVAALPAATAAAFSRDVLARVAGKVNPAIRDLAAWVGGPYAAKAPESVGMSQYPGGAECYRWLIRYHTGLDLSPEEIHRTGLSEIARINGELDALRRRAGFGGDLAAYRKFLKTDPRFHPPTPDEIGRRLMAAVRRIEPKIPEEFGRLPKAPYGVRRLSPELEGSMTFGYYQIPTASNAEGDYLYNGSRLSERSLLNAAALIYHELVPGHHFQLNLQKENAALPVWRRESLDETAFVEGWGEYASSLAGEMGMYADPDDACGRLAMDAFISTRLVVDTGMNALGWSRERAIAFMKENTFEGDLQIASESLRYSTDIPAQALAYKLGSLEIRRLRDKAAAALGPKFDRRRFHDAVLGSGTLPLPVLARKIDDLVAAEKGSGERR, via the coding sequence ATGCGGATCTTCTGGCTGGCGCTCACCGCGGCGGTGATCTCGGGCGGAACCCCGGCGGCGACGCCGCGCGAGGTGGTCGCGGAGGTCGGAGACGCCTGGTGGCAATTCGTTCTCGACGAGAACCCCGAGACGCGCCTCGACACCGGCGTCCCGGTCGAACACCTCCCGGACGTCTCGGAGGCGCACGCGCGCGAGGTCGTCGCGAGGCTCGAGCCCCTGAGAGCACGGCTCGCGGCGGTCGACGCCGGCGCGCTCGAGGGGGAGGACCGGCTTTCGCTGCTCGTCCTCCGGGAACGCGTGCAGCGCGCGATCGAGCGGGCGGACCATTCCCGTTTCTTCGTCCCGATCACTCCTTACGCGAGCCCGCTTCGCGCGGTGACGCGGGTGTTCGCCGAAATGCCGATCCGGACCGCCGCGGACGCGGCGCGATACCTCCGGCTGCTCGACGAGTACCCCGTCCTGCTGCTCCGCATCCGCGAAAAGCTCGAGCGCGAATCGGCGGATGGGATCGTCCTGCCGAAGGCGGAGATCGCGGCGGTCGTACCGTTCCTCGCGGCGTCGGCGCGGGAAGGAACGGAGAGCCCGTTCTTCGCCGCCCCGAACCGGGTCGCGGCGCTTCCCGCCGCGACGGCGGCCGCGTTCTCGCGGGACGTGCTCGCGCGCGTCGCCGGAAAGGTGAACCCCGCCATCCGCGATCTCGCCGCCTGGGTCGGCGGTCCGTACGCCGCGAAAGCCCCCGAGTCGGTCGGGATGTCGCAGTATCCGGGCGGCGCCGAATGCTACCGATGGCTGATCCGGTATCACACGGGGCTCGACCTTTCGCCCGAGGAGATCCATCGCACGGGCCTCTCGGAGATCGCGCGGATCAACGGCGAGCTCGACGCGCTCCGGCGCCGGGCCGGGTTCGGCGGCGACCTCGCCGCGTACCGGAAGTTCCTGAAGACCGATCCCCGCTTCCATCCGCCGACTCCCGACGAGATCGGGCGGCGGCTCATGGCCGCGGTGCGGCGGATCGAACCGAAGATCCCGGAAGAGTTCGGACGTCTTCCGAAGGCCCCTTACGGCGTGCGCCGCCTGTCGCCGGAACTCGAAGGGTCGATGACCTTCGGCTACTATCAGATCCCGACGGCGTCGAACGCGGAAGGCGACTATCTCTACAACGGATCGCGCCTTTCCGAGCGGTCGCTCCTGAACGCCGCGGCACTCATCTACCACGAGCTCGTTCCGGGGCATCACTTCCAGCTCAATCTCCAGAAGGAGAACGCCGCGCTTCCGGTCTGGCGCCGCGAATCGCTCGACGAGACCGCGTTCGTCGAGGGGTGGGGCGAATACGCCTCGTCGCTCGCCGGCGAAATGGGAATGTACGCGGACCCCGACGACGCGTGCGGGAGGCTCGCCATGGACGCGTTCATTTCCACCCGGCTCGTCGTCGACACCGGAATGAACGCGCTCGGATGGTCGCGCGAGAGGGCGATCGCCTTCATGAAGGAGAACACGTTCGAGGGAGATCTCCAGATCGCGAGCGAGTCCCTCCGGTACTCGACGGACATCCCCGCGCAGGCGCTCGCCTACAAGCTGGGGAGCCTCGAGATCCGGAGACTCCGCGACAAGGCGGCCGCCGCGCTCGGGCCGAAGTTCGACCGCCGCCGCTTCCATGACGCCGTCCTCGGGAGCGGAACGCTCCCTCTTCCGGTGCTCGCCCGCAAGATCGACGACCTCGTCGCCGCGGAGAAAGGAAGCGGGGAGCGGCGCTAG
- a CDS encoding glycoside hydrolase family 3 N-terminal domain-containing protein — MILFARNIVSEEPLRSLVSEIRAEVPGAFLAVDQEGGPVDRFRALTGPSPSFAAAARAGAADLAGMLAGEICAAFSIDWDLAPVVDRAVEGAGRTILKERAAFEEGPPIVEAAEAFLAELAAFGVAGCLKHFPGLGRATVDSHRVLPGLAGGKGALEPDLLPFRALAPRVPAVMVSHAAVSPSPRPATLDRAIATDLLRGDVGFAGMAVSDDLDMGALAEFGGIPERAAQAFAAGCDLLCVGKDTAALPLAAEAVAGGGSRARREEAARRIAAFRAELERHGRDRRLAPRPIAEIAAAFRRAADRLG; from the coding sequence GTGATCCTCTTCGCCCGGAACATCGTTTCGGAGGAGCCGCTGCGGTCGCTGGTCTCGGAGATCCGGGCCGAGGTGCCCGGCGCGTTTCTGGCCGTCGATCAGGAAGGGGGGCCGGTCGACCGCTTTCGGGCGCTGACCGGGCCGTCTCCGTCGTTCGCCGCGGCCGCGCGGGCGGGAGCCGCCGACCTCGCCGGGATGCTCGCGGGAGAAATCTGCGCGGCCTTCTCGATCGACTGGGATCTCGCTCCGGTCGTCGACCGGGCCGTCGAGGGCGCGGGCCGGACGATCCTGAAAGAACGGGCCGCTTTCGAGGAGGGCCCGCCGATCGTGGAAGCGGCGGAGGCGTTCCTCGCGGAACTCGCGGCGTTCGGGGTCGCCGGGTGCCTCAAACACTTTCCGGGCCTCGGACGGGCCACCGTCGATTCGCACCGCGTGCTTCCCGGTCTGGCCGGCGGAAAAGGCGCTCTCGAACCGGATCTCCTTCCCTTCCGGGCGCTCGCGCCGCGCGTCCCGGCCGTGATGGTTTCGCACGCGGCCGTGAGTCCGTCGCCCCGGCCCGCGACGCTCGATCGCGCGATCGCGACCGATCTCCTGCGCGGCGACGTCGGGTTCGCCGGGATGGCCGTCTCGGACGACCTCGACATGGGCGCGCTCGCGGAGTTCGGCGGAATCCCGGAGCGCGCGGCGCAGGCGTTCGCCGCCGGCTGCGATCTCCTCTGCGTCGGGAAGGACACGGCGGCCCTGCCTTTGGCGGCGGAGGCCGTGGCGGGGGGAGGGTCCCGCGCGCGACGGGAGGAAGCGGCCCGCCGCATCGCGGCATTCCGCGCCGAGCTCGAACGGCACGGGCGCGACCGGCGACTCGCGCCGAGGCCAATCGCCGAAATCGCGGCCGCGTTCCGGCGCGCGGCCGATCGGCTCGGCTAG
- a CDS encoding GGDEF domain-containing protein, which produces MKIRSAFRKLGAGMAGTALVAGLLAVAVIRLRPTDPTLARILAGGGSLALLLILATGIVAGRELAARERVERGLKKLAMVDELTGLFNRRGFIEHAGGVLDLAGRMGRPAVLFFADVDGLKTINDRHGHAAGDLTLAGAARILQLTFRSSDVIARIGGDEFAVLALLDGRNGGDGILPRLRKNVEFWNGRWGQAFAVSLSVGTVAIDASVDRLEEVLARADKDLYEKKGFRGVVTA; this is translated from the coding sequence ATGAAAATTCGCTCCGCGTTCCGCAAGCTCGGCGCCGGCATGGCCGGTACCGCCCTGGTCGCGGGGCTGCTCGCGGTCGCGGTGATCCGACTGCGCCCGACCGATCCGACCCTCGCCCGGATCCTCGCCGGCGGAGGATCGCTCGCGCTCCTCCTGATCCTCGCGACCGGCATCGTCGCCGGGAGAGAACTCGCCGCGCGCGAGCGGGTCGAGCGCGGCCTGAAGAAGCTCGCCATGGTCGACGAGCTGACGGGCCTTTTCAACCGGCGGGGGTTCATCGAGCACGCCGGCGGAGTTCTCGATCTCGCGGGCCGGATGGGCCGGCCGGCCGTCCTCTTCTTCGCGGACGTGGACGGCCTCAAGACGATCAACGACCGCCACGGGCATGCGGCAGGAGACCTCACGCTCGCCGGCGCCGCGCGGATCCTCCAGCTCACGTTCCGGAGCTCCGACGTGATCGCGCGGATCGGGGGGGACGAGTTCGCCGTGCTGGCCCTTCTCGACGGCCGCAACGGCGGCGACGGCATCCTGCCGCGTCTGCGGAAGAACGTCGAGTTCTGGAACGGCCGGTGGGGCCAGGCCTTCGCGGTTTCCCTCTCGGTCGGCACCGTCGCCATCGACGCGTCCGTCGACCGCCTCGAAGAGGTCCTCGCCCGGGCGGACAAGGACCTCTACGAGAAGAAGGGATTCCGCGGGGTCGTCACCGCGTAG